A window of Amycolatopsis australiensis contains these coding sequences:
- a CDS encoding response regulator: MTLRVVLADDQAVVREGLVTLLGLLPGVEVVGAAADGLAALDLVARHRPDVVLVDLRMPRCDGVETTERIRAEHPDTEVVVLTTYADDESLLAALRAGARGFLTKDADAEAIARALRSAAAGQSTVDGELQRRLVEAATRSTPKRVKEIEGLTAREIEVLRLIAAGLSNTEIARTLVVSEATVKTHVNHLFTKAGLRDRAQAVAFAYRAGIAD; this comes from the coding sequence GTGACGCTGCGGGTCGTGCTGGCCGACGACCAGGCCGTGGTCCGTGAAGGCCTGGTGACGCTGCTCGGGCTGCTGCCCGGCGTCGAGGTGGTCGGCGCGGCCGCGGACGGGCTGGCCGCGCTCGACCTGGTCGCGCGGCACCGCCCCGACGTCGTTCTCGTCGATCTGCGGATGCCGCGCTGCGACGGCGTCGAGACCACCGAGCGGATCCGCGCCGAGCACCCGGACACCGAGGTGGTCGTGCTGACCACGTACGCCGACGACGAGTCGCTGCTGGCCGCGTTGCGGGCGGGCGCCCGCGGCTTCCTGACGAAGGACGCCGACGCGGAGGCCATCGCACGGGCCCTGCGCTCGGCGGCCGCCGGCCAGTCCACAGTGGACGGCGAGCTGCAGCGGCGGCTCGTCGAGGCCGCCACCCGGAGCACGCCCAAGCGGGTCAAGGAGATCGAAGGCCTGACGGCGCGCGAGATCGAGGTACTGCGGCTGATCGCGGCGGGGCTGTCGAACACCGAGATCGCGCGGACGCTCGTCGTCAGCGAGGCGACGGTGAAGACCCACGTGAACCACCTGTTCACGAAGGCCGGGCTGCGGGATCGCGCGCAGGCGGTCGCCTTCGCCTACCGGGCGGGCATCGCGGACTGA
- a CDS encoding PLP-dependent aminotransferase family protein, with translation MDVHIDLTGTRGHRDAIYRQLRAAILDGRIRSGEALPPTRELAQRLAVSRTTVSAAYDRLTAEGFLAGRVGAGTFVTASPASRPRPSSVSGVRPLPEWDAVPAPPAPFAPAPEFDFRPGVPDLTRFPFDTWRRLVTQRLRAGQADLMTYGDPQGHAGLRAEIARHVGVARDVRASPEQVVVTAGAQQTTDLVGRVVLRPGDVAAVEDPGYPPPRLVLGARGVRVAPVPVDAEGIVVDAIPAGTRLVYVTPSHQYPLGLSMSLDRRLELLDWAGRHDAVLVEDDYDSEFRYTGRPLEPLHSLDSRGRVVYVGSFSKVLSPALRLGFLVAPPSLVPALVKARYLTDWHAPNVEQAALAAFMAEGGFARHVRRMRKVYRARHELLSASLATSFADFLTPLPSSAGLHLSAVSPADAGPLVRAARRRGVRLYSLGDFAVGERRHGLVFGYGAVAVERIEPGLARLRELVDEGVA, from the coding sequence GTGGACGTCCACATCGACCTGACCGGGACGCGCGGCCACCGCGACGCGATCTACCGGCAGCTGCGCGCGGCGATCCTCGACGGCCGGATCCGGTCCGGCGAGGCGTTGCCGCCGACGCGCGAGCTGGCGCAGCGGCTGGCGGTCTCGCGGACGACGGTCAGCGCGGCCTACGACCGGCTCACCGCCGAGGGGTTCCTCGCCGGGCGCGTCGGCGCGGGCACCTTCGTCACGGCCTCGCCGGCGAGCCGCCCGCGGCCGTCGTCCGTGTCGGGCGTGCGCCCGCTGCCGGAGTGGGACGCCGTCCCGGCGCCGCCCGCGCCGTTCGCCCCGGCACCGGAGTTCGACTTCCGGCCCGGCGTCCCGGACCTCACGCGGTTCCCGTTCGACACCTGGCGGCGGCTCGTCACCCAGCGGCTGCGCGCCGGGCAAGCCGACCTGATGACCTACGGCGACCCGCAGGGGCACGCCGGCCTGCGCGCCGAGATCGCCCGGCACGTCGGAGTGGCGCGTGACGTCCGGGCGAGCCCGGAGCAGGTCGTCGTCACGGCCGGGGCCCAGCAGACGACGGACCTGGTCGGCCGGGTGGTGCTGCGCCCGGGCGACGTGGCCGCCGTCGAGGACCCCGGCTACCCGCCGCCGCGGCTGGTGCTCGGCGCGCGCGGGGTCCGGGTCGCGCCGGTGCCGGTGGACGCCGAGGGCATCGTCGTCGACGCCATCCCGGCGGGCACGCGGCTGGTGTACGTGACGCCGTCGCACCAGTACCCGCTGGGGCTGTCGATGTCGCTGGACCGGCGTCTCGAACTGCTCGACTGGGCCGGGCGGCACGACGCCGTGCTCGTCGAGGACGACTACGACAGCGAGTTCCGCTACACCGGACGGCCCCTGGAACCGTTGCACAGCTTGGATTCGCGCGGCCGGGTCGTGTACGTCGGCTCGTTTTCGAAGGTGCTGTCGCCGGCGTTGCGGCTGGGTTTCCTCGTCGCGCCGCCGTCGCTGGTGCCCGCGCTGGTGAAGGCCCGGTACCTGACCGACTGGCACGCGCCGAACGTCGAGCAGGCGGCGCTGGCGGCGTTCATGGCGGAGGGCGGGTTCGCCCGGCACGTCCGGCGGATGCGGAAGGTCTACCGGGCGCGGCACGAGCTGCTGTCGGCGTCGCTGGCGACGTCGTTCGCGGACTTCCTGACGCCGTTGCCGTCCTCCGCGGGCCTGCACCTGAGCGCGGTTTCGCCGGCCGACGCGGGCCCGCTGGTCCGCGCGGCACGCCGCCGGGGCGTGCGGCTGTACTCGCTGGGGGACTTCGCGGTGGGGGAGCGGCGGCACGGGCTGGTGTTCGGTTACGGTGCGGTCGCGGTGGAGCGGATCGAGCCGGGGCTGGCCCGGCTGCGCGAGCTGGTGGACGAAGGAGTGGCATGA
- a CDS encoding TIGR03086 family metal-binding protein, with protein sequence MDLRELDRRSLLVLDKIVAAATPADLARPTPCAGWTLADLLRHQVSENHAFATAAREGSAPDWDAGELGDDPCAAYRASVDDFLDAMADDAVLERQLTINHFGTFPGTVAAHMHLVDTVAHGWDLARTLGLPYEPDAEAVHAALQLAERIPDEGREINGSFAHSVEVPADASELDRFLALLGRDPAWKLS encoded by the coding sequence ATGGATCTCCGCGAACTCGACCGCCGCAGCCTGCTCGTCCTCGACAAGATCGTCGCCGCCGCCACGCCCGCCGACCTGGCCCGCCCGACGCCGTGCGCCGGCTGGACCCTGGCCGACCTGCTCCGCCACCAGGTCAGCGAGAACCACGCCTTCGCCACCGCGGCCCGCGAGGGCTCGGCCCCCGACTGGGACGCCGGCGAACTCGGCGACGACCCCTGCGCCGCGTACCGGGCCTCGGTCGACGACTTCCTGGACGCCATGGCCGACGACGCCGTGCTGGAGCGGCAGCTGACCATCAACCACTTCGGCACGTTCCCCGGCACGGTCGCCGCGCACATGCACCTCGTCGACACCGTCGCGCACGGCTGGGACCTGGCCCGCACGCTCGGCCTGCCCTACGAGCCGGACGCCGAAGCCGTCCACGCCGCCCTGCAGCTGGCCGAGCGCATCCCGGACGAGGGCCGCGAAATCAACGGGAGCTTCGCCCACAGCGTCGAGGTCCCGGCGGACGCGAGCGAGCTGGACCGGTTCCTCGCCCTCCTCGGCCGCGATCCCGCGTGGAAGCTCAGCTGA
- a CDS encoding CBS domain-containing protein has product MRIADLLRKKGSAVATVTPETTVTTLLAGLAEHNVGAMVVVNPDGSIAGIVSERDVVRKLHEHGPALLEGPVSEIMTKLVASCGPEDSVDQLSILMTERRIRHVPVLSGGRLAGIVSIGDVVKNRMEQLEQSQEQLQAYIAQG; this is encoded by the coding sequence ATGCGGATTGCGGATCTGCTGCGCAAGAAGGGGTCGGCGGTCGCGACGGTCACCCCGGAGACGACGGTGACCACGCTGCTGGCCGGCCTGGCCGAACACAACGTGGGCGCGATGGTGGTGGTGAACCCGGACGGGTCGATAGCGGGAATCGTCTCGGAACGCGACGTGGTCCGCAAGCTCCACGAACACGGCCCCGCGCTGCTGGAGGGCCCGGTGTCGGAGATCATGACGAAGCTGGTGGCCAGCTGCGGCCCGGAGGATTCGGTGGACCAGCTGTCGATCCTGATGACGGAGAGGCGCATCAGGCACGTACCGGTCCTGTCGGGCGGCCGCCTGGCGGGCATCGTGTCCATCGGGGATGTGGTGAAGAACCGGATGGAGCAGCTGGAGCAGAGCCAGGAACAGCTGCAGGCGTACATCGCCCAGGGCTGA
- a CDS encoding neutral zinc metallopeptidase produces MVSRSPEPAWAPEPNPWAPSWAAAPPVPIAPPRSRLWGAVAGVLVVVLAISLIAATIPHRVDGHALVAQGVDTGRAYGGTGSTSAAKPVPELARNPLLAEGITPGPATCALPDLGRAAEQLKAYYGALVDCLEQSWRPALAKANEPTLTATVSVTLPEHSACGKAPTENEAVAYYCGGDTTIYAPTDWMLADAGLNKARHIATIAHEYGHHVQRESGILSAAADKMTSPNEDSAADKEVVRRIELQANCFGALFLAAVAGSGSVSRSLANAAVADYGRANDSDTHGSREHQLSWAKAGYEGKTTKACDTWSAPVADVS; encoded by the coding sequence GTGGTGTCCCGGAGCCCGGAACCCGCGTGGGCGCCCGAGCCGAACCCCTGGGCGCCCAGCTGGGCCGCCGCGCCGCCGGTCCCGATCGCCCCGCCGCGCAGCCGGCTCTGGGGCGCCGTCGCCGGGGTCCTCGTCGTCGTGCTGGCCATCTCGCTGATCGCGGCCACCATCCCGCACCGCGTCGACGGCCACGCGCTCGTCGCGCAGGGCGTCGACACCGGCCGCGCGTACGGCGGCACCGGGTCGACGTCGGCCGCGAAGCCCGTGCCGGAGCTGGCCCGCAACCCGCTGCTCGCCGAGGGCATCACGCCCGGGCCCGCCACCTGCGCCCTGCCCGACCTCGGCCGGGCCGCCGAGCAGCTCAAGGCCTACTACGGAGCGCTCGTCGACTGCCTGGAGCAGTCCTGGCGCCCGGCGCTGGCGAAGGCGAACGAGCCGACGCTGACCGCCACCGTCTCGGTCACGCTGCCCGAGCACAGCGCGTGCGGGAAGGCGCCGACCGAGAACGAGGCCGTCGCCTACTACTGCGGCGGGGACACCACGATCTACGCCCCGACCGACTGGATGCTCGCCGACGCCGGGCTTAACAAGGCGCGGCACATCGCCACGATCGCCCACGAGTACGGCCACCACGTGCAGCGCGAGAGCGGCATCCTGTCCGCGGCGGCGGACAAGATGACGTCGCCGAACGAGGACAGCGCGGCCGACAAGGAGGTCGTCCGCCGGATCGAGCTGCAGGCGAACTGCTTCGGCGCGCTGTTCCTGGCCGCGGTCGCCGGCTCGGGCTCGGTCAGCCGGTCACTGGCGAACGCCGCCGTCGCCGACTACGGCCGCGCCAACGACAGCGACACCCACGGCTCGCGCGAGCACCAGCTGTCGTGGGCGAAGGCCGGTTACGAGGGCAAGACCACGAAGGCGTGCGACACGTGGAGCGCGCCGGTCGCCGACGTCAGCTGA
- a CDS encoding M23 family metallopeptidase yields the protein MSRLRRLAVFAAAAALPALGLTLAGQATASAAPNFQVPFKCGVTVTAATFSGHSPEYSVDFQKSGITGMPVLASASGTVTRVADEGSTSYGKWIEVDHGSGWRTRYAHLSAQEVSVGQSVAGGREIGKAGATGGVTGPHLHFEERLNGVVQKAKLNGIAVPYYGHTDFTSKNNCGGNPYSAAEVCGDGFSVVDQQALANSSGTAYLLYNASTKANCVTTLKATSLGTASPVSAFLEAQGSTRVTDSGSFAYYAGPVKKTAAATCVKWGGSVGSNTYESGFEHCG from the coding sequence ATGTCCAGGTTGCGACGGCTCGCCGTGTTCGCCGCCGCCGCGGCGCTGCCGGCGCTCGGCCTCACCCTCGCCGGCCAGGCGACCGCCTCGGCCGCGCCCAACTTCCAGGTGCCGTTCAAGTGCGGGGTCACCGTGACCGCGGCGACGTTCAGCGGCCACAGCCCGGAGTACTCGGTCGACTTCCAGAAGTCGGGGATCACGGGCATGCCGGTGCTCGCCTCGGCGTCCGGCACGGTGACGCGGGTGGCCGACGAGGGCAGCACGAGCTACGGCAAGTGGATCGAGGTGGACCACGGCAGCGGCTGGCGCACCCGGTACGCGCACCTGTCGGCCCAGGAGGTTTCGGTCGGGCAGTCGGTCGCGGGCGGCCGGGAGATCGGGAAGGCCGGCGCGACCGGCGGGGTCACCGGCCCGCACCTGCACTTCGAAGAGCGGCTGAACGGCGTGGTGCAGAAGGCCAAGCTGAACGGCATCGCGGTGCCGTACTACGGGCACACCGACTTCACGAGCAAGAACAACTGCGGTGGCAACCCGTACTCCGCGGCAGAGGTCTGCGGTGACGGCTTCTCCGTCGTCGACCAGCAGGCGCTGGCGAACTCATCCGGCACCGCGTACCTGCTGTACAACGCCTCGACGAAGGCGAACTGCGTGACCACGCTGAAGGCCACGTCGCTCGGCACGGCCAGCCCGGTCTCGGCGTTCCTGGAGGCCCAGGGCTCGACGCGGGTGACCGATTCCGGCAGCTTCGCCTACTACGCCGGTCCGGTGAAGAAGACCGCCGCGGCCACCTGCGTGAAGTGGGGCGGCTCGGTGGGCAGCAACACCTACGAGAGCGGGTTCGAGCACTGCGGCTGA
- a CDS encoding YdcF family protein has translation MLPEHLHADVRTLWDYHDLRHEPRRSDVGVGLGSREPGVAVHTAELYHAGRFPLIVFTGANAPTTVDRFPRGEAVHYREIALERGVPDDVILVEPEARNTGDNIAFTRRLLAERGIPVRSVTLVSRPYQQRRAYATAKRLWPGVEIVCASKRVSLEDYLDGVEDATRVVSMLVGETQRITEYAARGFAIPQPVPAGVERAFGRLAAAGFTQRLL, from the coding sequence ATGCTGCCGGAGCACCTGCACGCCGACGTCCGGACGTTGTGGGACTACCACGACCTGCGGCACGAGCCGCGGCGTTCCGACGTCGGCGTCGGGCTCGGCAGCCGGGAGCCCGGCGTGGCCGTCCACACGGCGGAGCTGTACCACGCCGGGCGGTTCCCGCTGATCGTCTTCACGGGCGCCAACGCCCCGACGACGGTGGACCGCTTTCCACGCGGCGAAGCGGTCCACTACCGCGAGATCGCCCTGGAGCGCGGCGTGCCCGACGACGTGATCCTGGTCGAGCCGGAAGCCCGCAACACCGGCGACAACATCGCGTTCACCCGGCGCCTGCTGGCCGAGCGCGGGATCCCGGTCCGCTCGGTGACCCTGGTGTCGCGCCCGTACCAGCAGCGACGCGCGTACGCGACGGCGAAGCGGCTTTGGCCGGGCGTCGAGATCGTCTGCGCGTCGAAGAGGGTTTCGCTGGAGGACTACCTGGACGGTGTCGAGGACGCGACCCGCGTGGTCAGCATGCTGGTGGGGGAGACGCAACGGATCACGGAATACGCGGCGCGAGGGTTCGCGATCCCGCAACCGGTCCCGGCCGGGGTGGAGCGGGCGTTCGGCCGCCTGGCCGCGGCCGGCTTCACGCAGCGGCTGCTGTGA
- a CDS encoding Xaa-Pro dipeptidyl-peptidase — translation MKAAVLLLALATLPLTVGTAEAAPPAPVFTGGQAQPVFDPADVIREDIWVTAPVDSDHDGRDDLVHAQVVRPRATQQGLKVPVVYQASPYYAGGNDVANHDVDVELYAPGYARGPEGPRVAAHGVGPATPITWRYQDYFTARGFAVVYGESLGTGLSTGCPTTGDVNETIGARSVVDWLNGRTSAKDATGAAAKADWSTGKTGMMGVSYNGTLPNAVASTGVEGLETIVPIAAISSWYEYYRNDGAVVAAGGFQGEDADVLAEYVYTREDRQICRPVIDGLTRDQDRVTGDYTPFWDVRNYRNDVAKVHASVLAVHGLNDWNVKTDQVAEWYEALKAHGVEHKIWLHQSGHADPYSLRRDVWLATLNKWMSHYLYGIDNGIQNEPKATIQREDLSWTDEADWPAPGTSDVRVYPWPGGRAKGAIDTRSPVPGTAAVETLADDSSKTIEQLAGLASSGNRLLYATSAAKQPVRLSGAARADLALAFDRPAANVSAILLDRAPDGTSHVISRGWTDPQNRTSPARTEPITPGKTYRIGVELMPKDYILAAGHRLEFLLASSDHDYTLRPKPGAGLALNLTKTSVTLPVTGGKPALRAAFG, via the coding sequence GTGAAAGCCGCAGTCCTGCTCCTCGCACTGGCGACCTTGCCGCTGACCGTGGGCACGGCCGAAGCCGCGCCGCCCGCGCCCGTCTTCACCGGCGGCCAGGCCCAGCCGGTGTTCGACCCCGCCGACGTCATCCGCGAGGACATCTGGGTCACCGCGCCCGTCGACAGCGACCACGACGGCCGCGACGACCTCGTGCACGCCCAGGTCGTGCGCCCGCGCGCGACGCAGCAGGGCCTCAAGGTGCCGGTCGTCTACCAGGCCAGCCCGTACTACGCCGGCGGCAACGACGTCGCCAACCACGACGTCGACGTCGAGCTGTACGCCCCCGGGTACGCCCGCGGGCCGGAAGGCCCGCGCGTCGCCGCGCACGGCGTCGGCCCGGCCACCCCGATCACCTGGCGCTACCAGGACTACTTCACCGCCCGTGGCTTCGCCGTCGTGTACGGCGAGTCGCTCGGCACCGGCCTGTCCACCGGCTGCCCGACCACCGGCGACGTCAACGAGACGATCGGCGCGCGCTCGGTCGTCGACTGGCTCAACGGCCGCACCTCCGCGAAGGACGCGACCGGCGCCGCGGCGAAGGCGGACTGGAGCACCGGCAAGACCGGCATGATGGGCGTGTCCTACAACGGCACGCTGCCGAACGCCGTCGCGAGCACCGGCGTCGAAGGCCTCGAGACGATCGTGCCGATCGCGGCCATCTCAAGCTGGTACGAGTACTACCGCAACGATGGCGCCGTGGTCGCGGCCGGCGGGTTCCAGGGCGAGGACGCCGACGTGCTCGCCGAATACGTCTACACCCGCGAGGACCGGCAGATCTGCCGCCCGGTGATCGACGGGCTGACCCGCGACCAGGATCGCGTGACCGGCGACTACACGCCGTTCTGGGACGTCCGCAACTACCGCAACGACGTCGCCAAGGTGCACGCGTCGGTGCTCGCGGTGCACGGCCTCAACGACTGGAACGTCAAGACCGACCAGGTCGCCGAGTGGTACGAAGCGCTGAAGGCGCACGGCGTCGAGCACAAGATCTGGCTGCACCAGTCCGGGCACGCGGACCCGTACTCGCTGCGCCGCGACGTCTGGCTCGCGACGCTGAACAAGTGGATGTCGCACTACCTCTACGGCATCGACAACGGCATCCAGAACGAGCCGAAGGCGACGATCCAGCGCGAGGACCTGTCGTGGACCGACGAGGCCGACTGGCCCGCGCCGGGCACGTCCGACGTACGCGTCTACCCGTGGCCGGGCGGCCGCGCGAAGGGCGCCATCGACACCCGCAGCCCCGTGCCGGGCACGGCCGCCGTCGAGACTCTCGCCGACGACTCGTCGAAGACGATCGAGCAGCTGGCCGGCCTCGCGTCGTCCGGGAACCGCCTGCTGTACGCGACTTCGGCGGCGAAGCAGCCCGTACGCCTCTCCGGCGCCGCGCGCGCCGACCTCGCGCTGGCGTTCGACCGGCCGGCGGCGAACGTCTCGGCGATCCTGCTCGACCGCGCCCCCGACGGCACGTCGCACGTGATCAGCCGCGGCTGGACCGACCCGCAGAACCGCACGTCACCGGCCCGGACAGAGCCGATCACGCCCGGAAAGACCTACCGGATCGGCGTCGAGCTGATGCCGAAGGACTACATCCTGGCGGCGGGTCACCGGCTGGAGTTCCTGCTGGCCTCCAGCGACCACGACTACACGCTGCGGCCGAAGCCGGGCGCGGGGCTGGCGCTCAACCTGACGAAGACGTCGGTGACGCTCCCGGTCACGGGCGGCAAGCCGGCGCTGCGAGCCGCGTTCGGCTGA
- a CDS encoding sensor histidine kinase, whose product MTTGRTGFARRPHGQAYVRWAFIAVPMFAAMPRANTLAWVLIGITLALSVPLLWLYDAGGQKLPPVLLLAVILSAGTLWALVPNSWASVTMFSTTFLVVLRHPIVPILLAVAADLYSITCWAAFHDAWDGALATYTILAVVVLLGLNRRTRLARIEQTELALARAQTATEEHARAAALAERARIARELHDVLAHSLAGLSLNLQGARLMLVRDGASPDAVAQIERAQKLASEGLAEARKAVAALREDAVPVERTIADLLAAYRLDSGARADLKVEGEPRELDAAVGTALVRAVQEALANTRKHAGQADVDVTLDYRSGSVALTVIDRQGRRPPDAPAAGYGLRGMSERVALLDGRFESGPGEDGWRIHLTVPA is encoded by the coding sequence ATGACGACCGGACGGACCGGGTTCGCCCGGCGCCCCCACGGACAGGCGTACGTCCGCTGGGCGTTCATCGCGGTCCCGATGTTCGCCGCGATGCCCCGCGCGAACACGCTGGCCTGGGTCCTGATCGGGATCACCCTCGCGCTGTCGGTCCCGCTGCTGTGGCTGTACGACGCCGGCGGGCAGAAGCTGCCGCCCGTGCTGCTGCTGGCCGTGATCCTCAGCGCGGGCACGCTCTGGGCGCTGGTGCCGAACAGCTGGGCGTCGGTGACGATGTTCAGCACCACGTTCCTCGTCGTCCTCCGCCACCCGATCGTGCCGATCCTGCTCGCCGTCGCGGCCGACCTGTACTCGATCACCTGCTGGGCGGCCTTCCACGACGCCTGGGACGGCGCGCTGGCGACGTACACGATCCTGGCCGTCGTCGTGCTGCTCGGCCTCAACCGGCGGACGCGGCTGGCCCGTATCGAGCAGACCGAGCTGGCGCTCGCCCGCGCGCAGACCGCGACCGAGGAGCACGCGCGCGCCGCCGCCCTCGCCGAACGCGCCCGTATCGCCCGCGAGCTGCACGACGTCCTGGCTCATTCGCTGGCCGGGCTCTCGCTGAATCTGCAGGGCGCGCGGCTCATGCTGGTCCGCGACGGGGCGAGCCCGGACGCCGTCGCGCAGATCGAACGGGCGCAGAAGCTGGCCTCCGAAGGCCTCGCCGAGGCTCGCAAAGCCGTCGCCGCGCTGCGCGAAGACGCGGTGCCGGTCGAGCGCACGATCGCGGACCTCCTCGCGGCCTACCGCCTGGACAGCGGCGCCCGGGCGGACCTCAAGGTCGAGGGCGAGCCACGCGAGCTCGACGCGGCGGTCGGCACGGCGCTGGTCCGCGCGGTGCAGGAGGCGCTGGCCAACACGCGCAAGCACGCGGGGCAGGCCGACGTCGACGTCACGCTGGACTACCGCTCCGGGAGCGTCGCGCTGACCGTGATCGACCGGCAGGGCAGGCGCCCGCCGGACGCGCCGGCGGCAGGCTACGGTTTGCGCGGGATGAGCGAACGGGTCGCGCTGCTCGACGGGCGGTTCGAGAGCGGGCCGGGGGAGGACGGATGGCGGATTCACCTGACGGTACCGGCGTGA
- a CDS encoding DUF4139 domain-containing protein: protein MPTVEAPIAAVTVYPQQARITRRAKASLDGGPRLTFAGLPLSLDPGSVRVTGTGPALIAGVDVRTERHASPADAALRALIEQRRVDQATLDGVVDDEAAEAMKVDLLTSLAKRSGGSFAKALAAGTAEPSRVAEVTDALSARLAAALKARRVLTERIARLREDLAALDRRIETHSAQSEQDSTSVVVELEIADPAGSAELELSYVVPGASWEPGYDIRVRGTDVTVVSYGLVSQHTGEDWPECELALSTARPAVSVVVPELSPWYLDRVHPVPAAPAGAYGGSGGGIPEGRHYMAASVAMAPKFASVEQGTTAVTYRPSRPVAVPSGAQGHRTTLAQLDLTASLGYVTAPVLAEEAYLRATVANTSSQALRPGRASVFHDAEFVGTTVLEAWAPGEELELALGVDDRIRIERELVRRTASKAALSGQKRREAEYRISVGNHGPRSAEVTVVDQAPVSRDDAITVKDVKTSPEPAETSALGEYTWKLTLAPGETKTVTLSYRVDVAKGVELSGWRE, encoded by the coding sequence ATGCCGACCGTGGAAGCGCCGATCGCCGCCGTGACCGTCTACCCGCAGCAGGCCCGGATCACCCGCCGGGCCAAGGCCTCGCTGGACGGCGGGCCGCGCCTGACGTTCGCCGGGCTCCCCCTGTCGCTCGACCCTGGCTCGGTGCGCGTCACCGGCACGGGCCCGGCGCTGATCGCGGGAGTCGACGTACGCACCGAGCGGCACGCTTCGCCGGCCGACGCCGCGCTTCGGGCACTGATCGAGCAACGTCGCGTGGACCAGGCAACGCTCGACGGCGTCGTGGACGACGAAGCGGCCGAAGCGATGAAGGTCGACTTGCTGACTTCGCTCGCGAAGCGCAGCGGCGGCAGCTTCGCGAAGGCGCTGGCGGCGGGGACGGCGGAACCTTCGCGCGTCGCCGAGGTGACGGACGCGCTGAGCGCGCGGCTGGCCGCCGCGTTGAAGGCCCGGCGGGTCCTGACCGAGCGCATCGCCCGGCTTCGCGAGGACCTCGCCGCGCTCGACCGCCGGATCGAGACGCACAGCGCCCAGTCCGAACAGGACAGTACGTCGGTGGTCGTGGAGCTGGAGATCGCGGACCCGGCGGGATCGGCGGAGCTGGAACTGTCCTATGTGGTCCCCGGCGCGAGCTGGGAGCCGGGCTACGACATCCGCGTCCGCGGGACGGACGTGACGGTGGTGTCGTACGGCCTGGTCAGCCAGCACACGGGCGAGGACTGGCCGGAGTGCGAGCTGGCGCTGTCGACGGCCCGGCCGGCGGTTTCGGTGGTGGTGCCGGAGCTTTCGCCGTGGTACCTCGACCGCGTGCACCCGGTTCCGGCGGCACCCGCGGGTGCGTACGGTGGATCGGGCGGCGGCATTCCCGAGGGGAGGCACTACATGGCGGCGTCCGTGGCGATGGCGCCGAAGTTCGCCTCGGTGGAGCAGGGCACGACGGCGGTCACGTACCGTCCGTCACGTCCGGTGGCGGTGCCTTCGGGGGCGCAGGGACACCGGACGACGTTGGCACAGCTGGATCTCACGGCTTCACTGGGGTATGTGACGGCGCCGGTGCTGGCGGAGGAGGCGTATCTGCGGGCCACGGTGGCGAACACGTCTTCGCAGGCGTTGCGGCCGGGGCGGGCTTCGGTGTTCCACGACGCGGAGTTCGTCGGGACGACGGTGCTCGAAGCGTGGGCTCCCGGGGAGGAATTGGAGCTGGCTTTGGGCGTCGACGACCGGATCCGGATCGAGCGCGAACTGGTGCGGCGCACGGCCTCGAAGGCGGCTCTGTCGGGGCAGAAACGGCGTGAGGCGGAGTATCGCATTTCCGTCGGCAACCATGGGCCGCGTTCCGCGGAGGTGACGGTGGTGGACCAGGCACCGGTGTCCCGCGACGACGCGATCACGGTGAAGGACGTGAAGACGTCACCGGAGCCGGCGGAGACGTCGGCGCTGGGCGAGTACACGTGGAAGCTGACGCTGGCCCCGGGCGAGACGAAGACGGTGACGCTGTCGTACCGGGTGGATGTCGCGAAGGGCGTGGAACTGTCCGGCTGGCGGGAGTGA